Proteins from a single region of Styela clava chromosome 1, kaStyClav1.hap1.2, whole genome shotgun sequence:
- the LOC120334937 gene encoding very-long-chain 3-oxoacyl-CoA reductase-like, translating into MECNCVAYIGLASLTYLSLRLLWDIYSGVKLYFLSNYPDFRQYGEWSVVTGATDGIGKATARVLAQRGQKIVLISRNLAKLQSTAKEIENDFNVETKIVRVDFTHDESIYEEISSEIKDLDIGVLVNNMGISYEHPEYFLQLPDLSATIMRMIRGNIMSVVKMTEIVLPGMADRKRGIILNITSAAALKPTPMLALYSASKDFVNHFSKSIAYEYEDQGIKIQSVMPFYVTTKLSKIRASSLLVPTPEVYAKSMLRGAGVTKFTHGYWAHGLEGWIVRLLPNWVYAYIMLQKGEAIRQKAYKKKEWQKKNNSGEVKKEQ; encoded by the exons ATGGAGTGTAATTGTGTAGCGTATATAGGACTTGCAAGTCTAACCTATCTCAGTCTTCGTCTCTTATGGGATATATACTCTGGTGTCAAACTTTACTTTCTGAGCAATTATCCGGATTTTCGTCAGTATGGAGAATGGTCAGTTGTCACTGGAGCTACTGATGGTATTGGAAAAGCAACTGCAAG GGTACTAGCTCAGCGAGGACAAAAAATAGTTCTTATTAGCAGAAACCTGGCAAAACTTCAATCAACAGCAAAAGAAATAGAAAACGATTTTAACGTTGAAACAAAAATCGTTCGTGTCGATTTCACTCACGATGAGTCTATCTACGAGGAAATCTCGTCAGAAATTAAAGATTTAGATATTGGCGTCCTTGTCAACAACATGGGGATTTCATACGAACACCCTGAATACTTTCTTCAATTACCCGATCTCTCCGCTACTATCATGAGAATGATCAGAGGCAACATCATGTCAGTGGTGAAAATGACTGAAATTGTGCTCCCAG GCATGGCAGACAGAAAGAGAGGGATCATTCTCAACATAACATCAGCTGCAGCACTGAAACCAACACCTATGCTTGCTCTCTACTCTGCTTCAAAAGATTTCGTCAACCATTTTTCAAAATCTATCGCCTATGAATACGAAGACCAAGGAATAAAGATCCAAAGTGTTATGCCATTCTACGTTACTACTAAATTGTCCAAAATCAGAGCATCGAGTCTTCTTGTGCCGACTCCTGAAGTTTATGCGAAGAGTATGTTACGGGGTGCTGGAGTGACCAA ATTCACTCATGGCTACTGGGCACATGGCCTTGAAGGCTGGATAGTTCGTTTGCTTCCTAATTGGGTCTATGCCTACATCATGCTGCAGAAAGGGGAGGCGATCAGACAGAAAGCGTACAAGAAGAAAGAATGGCAGAAGAAGAATAACAGCGGAGAAGTAAAGAAAGAACAATAA
- the LOC120334938 gene encoding coiled-coil domain-containing protein 172-like, which yields MSLERLFQQIIQSEQTAENRKESIVRIKKQISDCQSDLKSLKESCVSSKGRLHVFVRQYHEEDAECRVLLEQKKVLQERKIEIVKEIDQLKFVVAEKENILEKLKSDFSKNVLEFCAQYDLIGLGAQKRKEEKSFELEKIESEIKLAETRLQELKLEEEEATELMEQKACFQAEISQLQSEIIEVDSSLEKKRQETLNTIEKVNKFRSENHNDPELIQLQKELDSIKNQELEGKIRNLKAELNRVKRRQWQDSLRNQGSYQNNRPSAGGYKFRSVNHE from the exons atgagTTTGGAAAGATTGTTCCAGCAGATAATACAGTCTGAACAAACAGCTGAAAACCGGAAAGAAAGTATTGTGAGAATTAAAAAGCAGATTTCAGACTGTCAATCTGATCTTAAATCCCTGAAAGAGTCTTGTGTATCATCGAAGGGCAGGCTGCATGTCTTTGTTCGACAATATCATGAGGAAGACGCAGAATGTAGAGTTTTGCTCGAGCAAAAAAAGGTTTTGCAGGAGAGAAAAATAGAAATCGTAAAAGAGATTGATCAATTGAAATTTGTTGTAGCAGAAAAGGAAAATATCttggaaaaattaaaatctgatttttcaaaaaatgttttggagTTTTGTGCTCAATATGATCTTATTGGTCTCGGAGCTCAAAAACGCAAAGAAGAGAAAAGTTTTGAGCTTGAGAAAATTGAGAGTGAAATTAAACTAGCTGAAACAAGATTACAAGAATTGAAATTAGAAGAGGAAGAAGCAACAGAATTGATGGAACAAAAAGCTTGTTTTCAGGCAGAAATATCTCAACTTCAATCTGAAATTATAGAAGTTGATTCAAGTTTAGAAAAGAAACGTCAAGAGACCTTGAATACAATTGAAAaa gtGAATAAGTTCAGGTCAGAAAATCACAACGATCCTGAGTTAATTCAGCTTCAAAAAGAATTAGATTCGATTAAAAACCAAGAATTAGAAGGAAAGATAAGGAATTTAAAAGCTGAATTAAACAGAGTAAAGCGAAGGCAATGGCAAGATAGTTTACGAAACCAGGGTTCATACCAAAATAACAGACCTTCAGCCGGTGGATACAAGTTCCGTTCTGTCAACCATGAGTAG